One genomic segment of Acanthochromis polyacanthus isolate Apoly-LR-REF ecotype Palm Island chromosome 9, KAUST_Apoly_ChrSc, whole genome shotgun sequence includes these proteins:
- the cavin4a gene encoding caveolae-associated protein 4a produces MDQHKYRTAGVQEKLEIIGVEDEAGNPISALTILSLLERVAGIIDNVQSCQQRMEERQLDLENNIKSIQGDVLKLAKDHTDTSGTVEKLLQKTRKVSANVKEVRTRVEKQNVRVKKVETTQDELLTRNKFRVVIYQGETEIPSVAVTKSPKGVGLEGVEIEPDSYDIPADLSSDEEYLSVEEADSSRAARIKKSMVKSTETLKAAFSKENMSKTKDNLGTKFHNLGEKVMPPERREKMHQAGERLKQSGERLKENIAKKAPSKEAFRIKLKKERAVAEGQEGAEAETKDEESAGGVAYTEVAMETKREGPVEEAGATRIAE; encoded by the exons ATGGATCAGCACAAGTATCGCACGGCGGGCGTCCAGGAGAAGCTGGAGATCATCGGGGTGGAGGACGAGGCCGGGAACCCCATCAGCGCCCTGACCATCCTGTCGCTGCTGGAGCGAGTGGCCGGCATCATCGACAACGTCCAGTCCTGCCAGCAGCGCATGGAGGAGCGTCAGCTGGACCTGGAGAACAACATCAAGAGCATCCAGGGCGACGTCCTGAAGCTGGCCAAAGACCACACCGACACCAGCGGCACCGTGGAGAAGCTCCTGCAGAAGACCCGCAAGGTCAGCGCCAACGTCAAGGAGGTCCGGACGCGTGTCGAGAAGCAGAACGTTCGGGTGAAGAAGGTGGAAACGACTCAAGATGAGCTGCTCACCAGAAACAAGTTCAGAGTTGTCATCTACCAG GGGGAGACGGAAATCCCATCAGTGGCTGTCACCAAGTCCCCTAAAGGAGTCGGTCTGGAGGGGGTGGAGATCGAACCCGACTCCTACGACATCCCGGCTGACCTCTCATCCGATGAGGAGTACCTGAGCGTGGAGGAGGCCGACTCCTCACGAGCCGCCCGCATCAAGAAGTCCATGGTGAAGAGCACGGAGACCCTGAAGGCCGCTTTCTCCAAGGAGAACATGAGCAAAACCAAAGACAACCTCGGCACCAAGTTCCACAACCTGGGCGAGAAGGTGATGCCGCCCGAGCGCCGGGAGAAGATGCATCAGGCCGGCGAGCGGCTGAAGCAGTCCGGTGAACGGCTCAAGGAGAACATCGCCAAGAAAGCTCCAAGCAAAGAGGCCTTCCGCATCAAGCTGAAGAAGGAGAGGGCCGTCGCTGAGGGCCAGGAGGGCGCCGAGGCCGAGACCAAGGATGAGGAGTCAGCGGGGGGCGTGGCCTACACTGAGGTCGCCATGGAAACCAAGAGGGAGGGGCCGGTGGAGGAGGCCGGCGCTACCCGGATAGCAGAGTAA